In the genome of Desulfuromonas sp. DDH964, one region contains:
- a CDS encoding MFS transporter, translating into MPILLFTTILTLSALYAPQPLLPVLAREFGVSRDLVATLTTIVFVPLSLAPLVYGYLLEAIPLRKLLRSALLLLALSQLLFALAGSFSLLFLLRLGEGLLVPALLTALMTSVASTTPRPLLPRAMSVYIASTILGGFLGRACSGAIATWFGWRYSFFALAASLLFAWFLLARLPAMPEERLTRPRADLLPVVLRNRQLLRIYLAVACLFLVFAAVMNFIPFRLTELSPLANELRIGLIYSGYLLGIVTSLGAVRAARWFGGPLPAMAAGFATFGLALAGLASGRVEVLFAVMFLFCGAMFLVHATATGYVNGLSSEHRPMVNGLYVAFYYGGGALGSWLPGVAYRAFGWGALLALLGIVAAIGLATILAAWRGSARGY; encoded by the coding sequence ATGCCGATCCTCCTTTTTACCACCATCCTCACCCTGTCGGCGCTCTATGCGCCGCAGCCACTGCTGCCGGTTCTCGCCCGCGAGTTCGGTGTCAGTCGCGATCTGGTGGCGACCCTGACGACCATCGTCTTTGTGCCGCTGAGCCTGGCGCCCCTCGTTTATGGCTATCTCCTCGAAGCGATTCCGCTGCGGAAGTTGCTGCGGAGCGCACTGTTGCTGCTCGCTCTTTCCCAGCTGCTCTTCGCCCTTGCCGGCAGCTTTTCGCTCCTCTTCCTGCTGCGCCTCGGTGAGGGACTGCTGGTGCCGGCGCTCCTTACCGCCCTGATGACCTCCGTGGCGTCGACGACTCCCCGCCCCCTCCTCCCGCGGGCGATGTCGGTCTACATTGCCAGCACCATCCTCGGCGGTTTCCTCGGCCGGGCCTGCTCCGGCGCCATTGCGACCTGGTTCGGCTGGCGCTACAGTTTTTTTGCCCTTGCCGCCAGCCTCCTCTTCGCCTGGTTTCTCCTCGCCCGGTTGCCGGCCATGCCCGAGGAGCGCCTGACCCGACCGCGGGCCGACCTGTTGCCAGTGGTGCTGCGCAACCGCCAGCTACTCCGTATCTACCTGGCGGTCGCATGTCTCTTCCTCGTCTTTGCTGCGGTGATGAACTTTATCCCCTTCCGCTTGACCGAACTGAGCCCCCTGGCCAACGAACTGCGGATCGGCCTGATCTACAGCGGCTACCTGCTCGGTATTGTCACTTCACTGGGGGCGGTCCGCGCCGCGCGCTGGTTCGGCGGTCCGCTGCCGGCCATGGCGGCGGGTTTTGCCACTTTCGGCCTCGCCCTCGCCGGGTTGGCCAGTGGCCGGGTGGAAGTGCTGTTCGCTGTCATGTTTCTCTTTTGCGGGGCGATGTTCCTGGTCCACGCCACCGCCACCGGATATGTCAACGGCTTGAGCAGCGAGCACCGGCCGATGGTGAATGGCCTTTACGTTGCCTTCTATTACGGCGGCGGGGCCCTCGGTTCCTGGCTGCCGGGGGTGGCCTACCGGGCCTTCGGCTGGGGGGCGCTCCTTGCCCTGCTCGGCATCGTCGCCGCTATCGGCCTTGCCACCATCCTGGCCGCATGGCGCGGTTCGGCTCGCGGCTATTGA
- a CDS encoding FKBP-type peptidyl-prolyl cis-trans isomerase — MKRGLTLAAGALGVLLLTGVASQAADKKLELKTDKDRASYGIGMSIAQDFKRQGVDVDIDIMAQAFRDVLNGKNPQMSQQEVQETMVKFKQEMIAKQEATRKEQGAKNLAEGEAFLTANAKKEGVVTLPSGLQYLVLEKGTGKKPTKENSVTVDYKGTLIDGTVFDSSYDRGQPATFGVGDVIAGWTEALQLMAEGAKYRLFIPANLAYGDRGAGPMIGPNATLIFDVELKKVN, encoded by the coding sequence ATGAAGCGCGGATTGACTTTAGCGGCAGGAGCTCTGGGCGTTCTGTTGCTGACAGGGGTTGCAAGCCAGGCGGCCGACAAGAAACTTGAACTCAAGACGGATAAGGATCGTGCCAGTTACGGCATCGGCATGAGTATCGCGCAGGATTTCAAACGGCAGGGCGTGGATGTGGATATCGACATCATGGCTCAGGCGTTTCGCGACGTCCTCAACGGCAAAAACCCGCAGATGTCCCAGCAGGAAGTCCAGGAGACGATGGTCAAGTTCAAGCAGGAGATGATCGCCAAACAGGAGGCGACGCGCAAGGAACAGGGCGCCAAGAATCTTGCCGAAGGTGAGGCCTTCCTCACGGCCAACGCCAAGAAGGAGGGGGTCGTGACCCTGCCGAGCGGCCTGCAGTACCTGGTGCTGGAAAAGGGGACCGGCAAGAAACCGACCAAGGAGAACAGCGTAACCGTCGATTACAAGGGAACCCTGATTGACGGGACCGTCTTCGACAGCTCCTACGACCGCGGTCAGCCGGCAACCTTCGGCGTTGGCGATGTCATCGCCGGCTGGACCGAAGCGCTGCAACTGATGGCGGAAGGGGCAAAGTATCGGCTCTTCATCCCGGCCAACCTTGCCTACGGTGACCGCGGCGCCGGCCCCATGATCGGCCCCAACGCGACCCTTATTTTCGATGTGGAACTGAAAAAGGTCAACTGA
- a CDS encoding cytochrome C oxidase subunit IV family protein: MSDSNGHIVPYSTFTLIWLALLALTGTTVYVSRLPLGALHIWAALGIAVLKSALVVLIFMHLKYENWIFKLFLLVALLILAIFIGLTFFDTLYR, from the coding sequence ATGAGCGACAGCAACGGGCATATCGTCCCCTATTCGACCTTCACCCTGATCTGGCTCGCCCTGCTGGCGCTGACCGGGACCACGGTCTACGTTTCGCGGTTGCCCCTCGGCGCGTTGCATATCTGGGCGGCCCTTGGCATTGCGGTGCTCAAGTCGGCCCTGGTAGTGCTGATCTTCATGCACCTGAAGTACGAGAACTGGATCTTCAAGCTCTTCCTGCTGGTGGCGCTGCTCATCCTGGCGATCTTCATCGGCCTCACCTTTTTCGACACGCTCTATCGCTAA
- a CDS encoding gamma-glutamylcyclotransferase family protein: MPPLLPLFVYGTLRQGGRYHQPYLAGRFLSWQPATLSGRLFYEPREEYPCLLPGSGMARGEIYQLEPATAASTLARIDRLEEYLPDKETASLYLRREALAYREDGEEVKVWVYYWNGGRTGRPVPGNDYAGLLQRGWRKGGEE, translated from the coding sequence ATGCCCCCTCTCCTCCCCCTCTTCGTCTACGGCACCCTGCGGCAGGGCGGCAGGTATCACCAGCCTTATCTCGCCGGCCGTTTTCTCTCCTGGCAACCGGCCACCCTCTCCGGGCGGCTTTTTTACGAACCCCGGGAAGAGTATCCCTGCCTGCTGCCGGGATCCGGGATGGCACGGGGAGAAATCTACCAGCTTGAGCCGGCGACAGCCGCCAGCACCCTGGCGCGCATCGACCGCCTGGAGGAGTACCTCCCCGACAAGGAAACGGCGAGCCTCTACCTGCGACGGGAAGCCCTGGCATACCGGGAGGATGGTGAGGAAGTCAAGGTGTGGGTCTACTACTGGAATGGCGGCAGGACAGGTCGACCGGTGCCGGGGAATGACTATGCCGGCCTTTTGCAGCGGGGCTGGAGGAAAGGGGGAGAGGAATAG
- a CDS encoding desulfoferrodoxin, with protein sequence MSLKRLELYKCNVCGNIVEVLHAGGPPLVCCNEKMALQTENTVDAAKEKHVPVIEIGKGQVTVKVGSVAHPMEEKHYIQWVELIADGKAYLQFLQPGDKPEAVFPVSATKVTAREYCNLHGHWKAEA encoded by the coding sequence ATGTCCCTGAAACGCCTCGAACTCTACAAGTGCAACGTCTGTGGCAATATCGTCGAAGTCCTGCATGCCGGCGGCCCGCCGCTGGTCTGCTGCAACGAAAAGATGGCCCTGCAGACGGAGAACACCGTTGACGCCGCCAAGGAGAAACATGTGCCGGTCATCGAAATCGGCAAAGGCCAGGTGACGGTCAAGGTCGGCAGCGTCGCCCATCCGATGGAGGAGAAGCATTACATCCAGTGGGTGGAACTGATCGCCGACGGCAAGGCCTACCTGCAGTTCCTGCAACCGGGCGACAAGCCGGAAGCGGTCTTCCCGGTCAGCGCGACCAAGGTGACCGCCCGCGAATACTGCAACCTCCACGGCCACTGGAAGGCCGAAGCCTGA
- a CDS encoding cytochrome c oxidase subunit 3 — MSSEHRDDVGARLGMWLFLYTEVLLFGGLFILYAIYLHQFEEPFANAAHHLNLTLGTINTVILLTGSYFVAMAVSAVRRNRTRLAVGLLLGGVGTGGVFLFNKYLEWSHEIHNGIYPGSPKLLDLERGEAVFYGLYYVTLGLHGLHVLIGSTLLGILAWWVHTGKVNSERFVALENGGLYWHLVDLVWIFIFPLYYLLL; from the coding sequence ATGAGCAGCGAACACCGCGATGACGTCGGCGCCCGCCTCGGCATGTGGCTCTTCCTCTACACCGAGGTCCTCCTCTTCGGCGGCCTCTTTATCCTCTACGCCATCTACCTGCACCAGTTTGAAGAGCCCTTCGCCAACGCCGCCCACCACCTCAACCTGACACTGGGGACCATCAACACGGTGATCCTGCTGACCGGCAGCTACTTCGTTGCGATGGCGGTGAGTGCGGTACGGCGCAACCGGACCAGGCTGGCGGTCGGCCTGCTGCTCGGCGGGGTCGGAACCGGTGGCGTATTCCTTTTCAACAAGTACCTGGAGTGGTCCCACGAAATCCACAACGGCATCTACCCCGGCTCCCCCAAACTGCTCGACCTGGAGCGGGGCGAGGCGGTCTTCTACGGTCTCTACTACGTCACCCTCGGCCTGCACGGCCTGCATGTCCTGATCGGCTCGACCCTGCTGGGGATCCTCGCCTGGTGGGTGCACACCGGCAAGGTAAACAGCGAGCGCTTCGTCGCCCTCGAGAACGGCGGCCTCTACTGGCACCTGGTCGACCTGGTCTGGATCTTCATCTTCCCCCTCTACTACCTGCTCCTCTAG
- a CDS encoding response regulator — protein sequence MLAKRILLTNLPEILHPMENSLFRREGFSLLIASDGRQAFEIIEDHDPALAILDLEMMNEGGDQCCRRVKNDPILRRTPVILVARRDREEDVLRCRQAGCNEILFKPVDPQELLHAACRILGIVERRAPRLGLTLPARVGRDPRHLRPATIHNLNAGGAFVETHKLFPVDSEIRIEFTLPDGSAQIQARCRVAWVNHPEWLKAMRLPIGMGLHFIALDDAATLALERFAFDSGSPPRGDG from the coding sequence GTGCTCGCCAAACGTATCCTGCTTACCAATCTTCCGGAAATTCTGCACCCGATGGAGAACTCCCTCTTTCGTCGGGAGGGCTTTTCGCTGCTGATCGCCAGTGACGGCCGCCAGGCCTTCGAAATCATCGAGGACCACGACCCGGCACTGGCGATTCTCGACCTGGAAATGATGAACGAGGGAGGGGATCAGTGCTGCCGCCGCGTCAAGAACGACCCGATCCTGCGCCGGACCCCGGTCATTCTGGTCGCGCGGCGGGACCGGGAAGAGGATGTGCTGCGTTGCCGGCAGGCGGGCTGTAACGAGATTCTTTTCAAGCCGGTCGACCCGCAGGAATTGCTGCACGCGGCTTGCCGGATACTGGGCATTGTCGAACGCCGGGCTCCCCGCCTGGGTCTCACCCTGCCCGCCCGGGTTGGACGCGATCCCCGGCACTTGCGGCCGGCGACGATTCACAACCTGAATGCCGGCGGCGCTTTTGTCGAAACGCACAAGCTCTTCCCGGTTGACAGCGAGATAAGGATAGAATTCACCCTCCCCGATGGCTCTGCCCAGATTCAGGCCCGCTGCCGGGTTGCCTGGGTCAATCACCCCGAATGGTTGAAGGCGATGCGGTTGCCGATCGGAATGGGCCTGCATTTTATCGCACTGGACGATGCAGCCACCCTGGCGCTGGAGCGGTTTGCTTTCGACTCCGGGTCCCCCCCAAGGGGCGACGGATAG
- the coxB gene encoding cytochrome c oxidase subunit II yields the protein MNPSTLTTTGAVDPVFFYIFGISAVMLIGITIVMLVFIVRYRRSVHPHPEATPTHNYWLESVWTILPTLIVISMFWYGWEGYTTLSNVPKDAFKVEVIGRKWAWEFRYPNGRSSEKLVVPVGRAIALDMTSEDVLHSFYLPAFRVKRDTVPGMTTHLWFRAPVAGSYDAFCAEYCGTGHSAMITTVEALPEHQFEEWYASESPREENAEGRQLLASNGCTGCHSLDGKVMVGPTFKDLFGRQVTVVTDGKERTLSVDEDYLRRAILEPNADLVKGYPAAMPSYQGRLSDHDLETIINYFKGSSGAAAGSVETGRKLAAKLGCAGCHSTDGSRRVGPTFKGIFGRPVEVKTAGEERTVTADAAYLKRSIKDPQADLVDDYPPVMPPFPNLSEEELQALVDYLRSLQ from the coding sequence GTGAACCCTTCCACCCTGACCACCACCGGCGCCGTCGATCCGGTCTTTTTCTATATCTTCGGCATCTCCGCGGTGATGCTGATCGGCATCACCATCGTCATGCTGGTCTTCATCGTCCGCTACCGGCGCAGTGTTCATCCTCACCCGGAAGCGACACCGACCCACAACTACTGGCTCGAGTCAGTCTGGACGATCCTGCCGACCCTCATCGTGATTTCGATGTTCTGGTACGGCTGGGAAGGGTACACCACCCTCAGCAACGTCCCGAAGGATGCCTTCAAGGTTGAGGTGATCGGCCGTAAATGGGCCTGGGAATTCCGCTACCCCAACGGGCGCAGCAGCGAAAAGCTGGTGGTCCCGGTCGGCCGGGCGATCGCCCTCGACATGACCTCGGAAGACGTCCTGCACAGCTTTTACCTGCCGGCCTTTCGCGTCAAGCGCGACACCGTTCCCGGCATGACCACCCACCTCTGGTTCCGCGCTCCGGTCGCCGGCAGCTACGATGCCTTTTGCGCCGAATACTGCGGCACCGGCCATTCGGCGATGATCACCACCGTCGAGGCGCTCCCCGAGCACCAGTTCGAGGAATGGTACGCCAGCGAGAGTCCTCGCGAGGAGAACGCCGAGGGGCGCCAGCTCCTCGCCAGCAACGGCTGCACCGGCTGTCACTCCCTCGATGGTAAGGTGATGGTCGGGCCGACCTTCAAGGATCTCTTCGGCCGCCAGGTCACGGTCGTGACCGACGGCAAGGAACGGACCCTGAGCGTTGACGAGGATTACCTGCGGCGCGCCATCCTGGAGCCGAATGCCGACCTGGTCAAGGGCTACCCGGCGGCGATGCCGAGCTACCAGGGGCGACTCAGCGACCATGATCTCGAAACCATCATCAACTATTTCAAAGGGAGTTCCGGCGCTGCGGCCGGCAGTGTCGAGACGGGCAGAAAGCTGGCCGCCAAGCTCGGCTGCGCCGGTTGCCACTCGACCGACGGCAGCCGCCGGGTCGGGCCGACCTTCAAGGGGATCTTCGGTCGGCCGGTCGAGGTCAAGACCGCCGGCGAGGAACGAACCGTCACCGCCGACGCGGCCTACCTGAAGCGATCGATCAAGGATCCCCAGGCGGACCTGGTCGATGACTACCCGCCGGTGATGCCGCCCTTCCCCAACCTCAGCGAGGAAGAGCTGCAGGCCCTGGTCGACTACCTGCGCAGCCTGCAATGA
- a CDS encoding UbiA family prenyltransferase: MNADPVNPRYKALPAPLWPTRLGRLTRYRLSLAVAASTGAGALLAPTPPQLPLLLLAFAGTGLLAAAGSALNQVQERDLDARMLRTCQRPLPAGQITPGGALALAAAIALCGLALLATTGPLPLLLGLAALCCYNGLYTPLKRRTPLALLAGAGCGALPPLIGWSAAGGALTDFRILLLIALLYLWQLPHFWRLAEKHAADYRRAGLPLLQDRLDPQLARLARQSWSLAAASVALLLPLFGLLQAPWARVALIFIALLLALSAWLRRPAGSAGPAWADLAILLLFLLLIGDRFATAPALLQNSLLCLAGAG, from the coding sequence ATGAATGCTGACCCCGTCAACCCTCGGTACAAAGCCCTGCCGGCACCGCTCTGGCCGACCCGCCTGGGGCGACTGACCCGGTACCGCCTCTCTCTCGCGGTCGCGGCCTCCACTGGCGCCGGGGCCCTCCTGGCGCCGACGCCGCCGCAGCTGCCGCTCCTCCTGCTTGCCTTTGCCGGCACCGGCCTGCTGGCAGCGGCGGGTTCGGCCCTGAACCAGGTCCAGGAACGGGATCTCGACGCCCGGATGCTGCGGACCTGCCAGCGCCCCCTGCCCGCCGGCCAGATCACCCCCGGCGGCGCCCTCGCCCTGGCTGCGGCGATTGCCCTCTGTGGCCTGGCGCTGCTGGCCACCACCGGACCGCTGCCGTTACTGCTCGGACTGGCCGCCCTCTGCTGCTACAACGGCCTCTATACCCCGCTCAAGCGCCGCACGCCCCTGGCACTGCTGGCCGGCGCCGGCTGCGGTGCCCTGCCACCCCTGATCGGCTGGAGTGCCGCCGGCGGCGCCCTCACCGATTTCCGGATCCTGCTCCTGATCGCCCTCCTCTATCTCTGGCAGCTCCCCCATTTCTGGCGGCTGGCGGAGAAGCACGCCGCCGATTACCGCCGTGCCGGTCTCCCCTTGCTGCAGGACCGGCTCGATCCGCAACTGGCGCGTCTCGCCCGACAGAGCTGGTCTCTGGCCGCGGCCAGCGTCGCCCTGCTGCTCCCCCTGTTCGGCCTGCTGCAGGCGCCCTGGGCCAGGGTTGCCCTGATCTTTATCGCCCTTCTTCTCGCGCTCTCCGCCTGGCTGCGCCGGCCGGCGGGGAGCGCCGGACCGGCCTGGGCCGACCTCGCCATCCTGCTCCTCTTCCTGCTGCTGATCGGCGACCGGTTCGCGACGGCGCCGGCCCTGTTGCAGAACTCCTTGCTCTGTCTCGCGGGCGCCGGCTGA
- the rbr gene encoding rubrerythrin: MSLQGTETERNILTAFAGESQARNRYTYFSAKARSDGYVQMADIFEETANQEREHAKRLFKLLEGGEVAVTASFPAGVIGTTAENLQEAAAGENYEHTEMYPEFAAKARQEGFPQIADIFMAIAVAEKQHEKRYLDLLANIEQNRVFQREEPITWRCRNCGYLHHGPAAPDKCPACDHARAHFELLGENY, encoded by the coding sequence ATGTCGCTGCAAGGGACCGAAACCGAGAGGAACATCCTGACCGCCTTCGCCGGCGAGAGCCAGGCCCGTAATCGCTATACCTACTTCTCCGCCAAGGCCAGGAGCGACGGGTACGTGCAGATGGCCGACATTTTCGAAGAGACGGCGAACCAGGAGAGGGAGCACGCCAAGCGCCTCTTCAAGCTGCTTGAAGGGGGCGAAGTGGCGGTCACGGCCAGCTTTCCTGCCGGCGTCATCGGCACCACCGCGGAAAACCTGCAGGAGGCGGCCGCCGGAGAGAACTACGAGCATACCGAGATGTATCCCGAGTTCGCCGCCAAGGCGCGCCAGGAAGGCTTTCCCCAGATCGCCGACATCTTCATGGCGATTGCCGTCGCCGAAAAACAGCACGAGAAACGCTACCTCGACCTGCTCGCCAATATCGAGCAGAACCGGGTCTTCCAGCGCGAGGAGCCGATCACCTGGCGCTGCCGCAACTGCGGTTACCTCCATCATGGCCCGGCGGCCCCCGACAAATGCCCGGCCTGTGACCACGCCCGCGCCCACTTCGAACTGCTCGGTGAAAATTACTGA